GGCAGGAGCAGGCGCCACTCCAGCTGCACCCGCAACCGCTGATACCCCTGGTACTCCTGCTACCCCCGTTAGCACCACCCAGCTCACACCAGAGCGCTTCCCCGACTGTTACAAGGTGCCTCATGTAACACTCATAGGGCGAGGCAAACGCCAGCTCTCCAGTGAGGACGGAGAGGACCAAAGGAATGCAAAGAGGGCTAAAATGGATTCAGAGGTGGGTGTTTGGAACATGTTAGTTACACTTTTAAAACTCATATTGCCTAAATATATCCCTCATATATGTATTGCTTATCTTTTGTGTGACCCTCTATCTGTCCATCCCTTATGCTCAGACACATGGTGATGAGGGGATTTACTGGCAGGTGAATTTTGAGAGGTTCCATCTCCACTTCAGAGACCAGGCCATCATTGCTGCTGTAGCCAACAAACTGGACCAGGTAACATTTACACATGGATGCTtaaaatatatcatttaaaGAATATTGActtgactgattgactgaaaTATGCTTAGTAGCTTTCTGTCAGAGAGTTAACCGAAAAGActccactctcatgtctgtctgttataTGACGCCACAGCCAGCTGCTGGTGAGCGAAGCTCAGCACTTGGGCTGGATAAAAGGGTATTTGCAAAAACAGCTAAATCTGCCAACTAGCGCATCTAAAGCTCTTTAATTAGCACGTCAGAGGTCAATTTTAGACAAATCCAGACTAGCTCTTGTCACGAAATCTGTTTCTACTCTTCATGGTAAGCTACTGCTGCACAGACACGAGTGTGGCATCAATCTAAAGAGAAtcagcatatttcccaaaatgtcgacCTATTCCTGGATTGTAAGTGTGGCTTGTTTCCCCTTAACACGTAGAATTTAGGTTTAGCAAGTTAGGTATATTAGCATTTTAACTAAGGCTAGGAACACATGCACAATTTGATACTCTTTGTTAAAATGAATTGAGATGTTTGATCTCAGATGCATCAGCCATCAGTTTATCTGAGAACGTAGAGAACACGTCACAGTCAGTACAAGTGCACCTAAAGTTTCTCATATTGTCTGTTTTCTATAGGACCAATTATGGTTGTTTATGATTATAATGATTATGTTTCTAAATTTATCATAATAACTCAGACGAGCAGTGAGATAGTGAGGACTATGCTGAGGATGAGTGAGGTGACGACTTCACCCACAGCCACCTGCACGAAGCCTCTGTCCGCCAACGAGATCTTCAGGTCTCTCCCAGCCAGTTACAACATCCCCAGACCCATCTTGGACCAGTACCTCACGTTACTGGTTGATGACCCGGTATGACCTCTGCAAAGCATGTGTCTCATTTTACAATCTTTTGCCAAAGATTTTGTTAAAGGTAGATCCACTTTTCATTTCCTAGATGGAGTTCGTGGGGAAGGCTGGtgaaagtggaggagggatgTACGTTGTCAGTATCCTTTTTAAGCACGCTGTTTTGTGCCGATTAATTCCTGACACACAAGGCATGGATGCTTTTCTTGACTCCTCTGTCAGATCTGCACAGAGCACTGGCCAATCTGGCTCGGGCCACGCTCGAGTCTGTAGTACAGGAGAGgtaagcaagtgtgtgtgtctaagtgtgAGCACATGCAATTGTCTGATCTTGAgcgaattattattattattattattaattcaatCACTTCTAATCTTTCTTCAGGTTTGGCTCCCGATCAGCGCGCATCTTCCGTCTGTTGCTAAGGAAACGTCACCTGGAGCAGAAGCAGGTGGAAGATTTTGCCATGATTCCAGCCAAAGAGGCTAAAGACATGCTCTACACGCTGCTTTCACAGAACCTAGTACAGCTACAGGTACATGCTTGAAACATGAAGATGCTTTTGCAGTTCATTTCTGTGCATTCATGTGCTCTCACCAAGCTATCGCTCAACTGAGAACGTTCAAACTCTATTCTGATTCAGCAGGCCGACACGAGAAAAGATCATAGATCAGAAATTGTATCCAAAACATACTGTTGGTTTTAGTTTGATGAATggtttttctcttcatttccttcaaacaatcaaacacaacatGGAGGAGCTTCCAAAACAGCCCTCCCTCTTTACTTTTGTAACTGTGACAAAAATGAGAAGATATTCTGATTAACGTGATGGATTTAAATACTCAAAGCAAGTTTCAAGTCTCTTCAAGCCGTTTTTCTTACTGTCTGACTGAGTTAATGCCTGGAAGGTAGGAGAAATCCAAAAAAATCTGATCCAAAAACCTACTTTGAAAATGATTTGGCACACTATGCACTAAGTGAAtgagatatttttaaaactaaacttGTAAAGCGCTGCAGTCCTAACTTTTattctgtgtctttctgtggACAATGATGCAGGAAGAAAATGATAACAGTGACCATTTTGCAATTAGACTGACAAACTGAttgaactgactgactgaaagttcTTATTCTTTAATTTACTCACTCTCAGAACAGCCATgatatttcttttgtctttcaggAAGTCCCAAAGACTCCTGACTATGCTCCCTCTCGTACCTTCTACCTTTACACCGTCAACCAACTCCCAACTGCAAGAATGCTGCTCCAGAACTGCTACAAGGTAAAGCGATGAACATCCTGTAACCACCAGAGCTCTGGGTAGAAGACAACCATCAATGgcatgttattttaatttttaattttaattaatgtcTTCTCTCTGGACACTTTTCTCTGTGCAGACAGTAGCAAATCTCATAGAGCGACGCCTGTTTGAGACcaaagagagcaagtgagttCATAATAACTGTATGTCCACATGTTTTCTGCCTCGCTGCCCTTGCACGCCAGATAACTTCACAAGAACAACCTTAAAAGTTGTCTGGCTCACACACTGAGTCACAGATCAATGGTTGATTGGTTTTCTGCTTGAATGACAGGCGTCTGCTGGAGAAATCCCAAAGAATCGAGGCCATTCTGGCATCTTTGCAGGCCAGCGGGGCCGAGCCTGAACAGCTGAcggaggtggaggagatgaTCACTGCCCCTGAAAAGCAACAGCTGGACGCCTTAAGGCTTCACATCAACAAGTAGGAGCGCAAAAAACGACTATTACTTCTATCTATCTACTATTTCCTTCCCCGAATTACCTCTTTGGTCTACTGGTGTTACTTTTCTCATTAttgttcttttcctctccaggtTAGATTCAGCAGAGAACCAGGTGGATGAAACCATCTTTCTGATAGAGTCCTATGTCAACTCCACTGCCACATCCAGTTGAGAGCAGGTGTTAAAGCATCACAactcacacacagcagtttAGCCGTTACTTTTGAATTAATCCTTTCAATTCTGGCTGTTTTATAGTTTACATGTCTTGACTGTTTCAATCTGGGAGCGATATAAAATCTGAATACATTAGTTTGCATGCATCAGCAAATTAATAAACAGTGCACCAGAACACTTGTTTTTGAACTGTTTtaattttaaacacaaaactgtAAGACAAACATAGGACAAAGTGattgtttgaaatgtaaaacCATGAAAACGTCTgtatattaaataaaagaatTGTGGTTTAATACACACTTTGGTTTTtcctgaaaattaaaaaaaaaaaggttatttaCATAAGTGCTCCCGACCCTGGAAGTAGTGGGTAGTGCATTTCTGTTGGACCGTCGTGATGCTCTCTTTGGTCCTAGAGGTCCCTGTATTAAGTCCAACCCCAGGACTATCTCTGTGCCTGGTAAGAGGTGGACTCAGCTCACACGGTAGTCGTCATGGCAAATGACTGTCATGGCTGCCAAAGTTGGGCTCAGTCATCGtggttctcctcctctcctctctgtttgcgTGTGAAGAATCCCAGCTGACGAGAAATGAGATGGAGACTGATACTCTGTCCACAACACATGAATGTTTCTGAAGAAATCTGAAGGTAAACATAACATGAAAATACCTTCCATAGTATGAAAATGATGAGGGCCAATAGCAGCAAACCTCCAATGATGCTACCAATCAGAATCCACAATGAGATGGGAATAGCTCGGCCCTTTAGCACCTCCAGTACAGTCTACAGAAAAATAGATGAAGGGGGAGATTAGACAAAGTAAAGGTCATTCACACTCTGCCACTCAAAATCCCACTTCAGTCTTCTTACCTCCCTCCAGACTGTTCCTGTACCCAGAGTGATGAGGTTATTCTCCTGAGCTGCGAGGCGATAGGCTCCTATTATCTTCACTGACTTAAATTTGGCCtacaaaaagagacacaaaggtGATGACCAGTGTTTGTGTTATAAAAGGCTGAAATGAGCATCCGTGAGCTGTTGTGTAACTCACTTTTCTGAAGAAATCGTCGTGAACTCTGCGACTGACTCGAATAACGGCGGTCTGGCCTTTTAGAAGCTGCTGGACTTCACACACGACCTCAGTGCACCATGACCTGCTACAGttctgaaaatacaaacaaacgGCGTGTTAACATGAATCCTGATGCTGCACAGTGTTCGGTCGCTGCTGCGTTACCAAGAGCCTCACCAGTATGTCATTCTGCATCATGTCTTCAGGATGAAGGGTGCGTACATCTCTCTGTCTGGCCTTCAGCTGGGCTAGATCACTCAGCACGCTGCAGTTCACCCCTGTGGCCTACAGGGCAATTTAAATGTGTCAGATATTATCTAaaagaaagattaaaaacaCTCATGCTGCAGCTTTACTCACGTTGTATGAAAAGACATCAGTGACAGTCATAAAGACTCTGTCTCCTGCAGCCACGGAGGGCAGATTCAGCCTTAGCTCCACATTACTCACAGAGTAGCAGCCAAGGTTCTGCAGctacaaacacataaaaagctCTAATTTagccttttcttgttttttatgttatttactGGAAGCTTAATAACTAATAATCATGTGAGCTGTAGCTTTACCCTGAAATGTGTGTAGAACTCTGGTCCAATTGCTTCTGACACTGTCCGAGTGGGGTGAACCTCGTATCGGTTTAAATTAGAGTCACTGCAcggaaaaacaggaaacagacacgttaatacaaaaaaaaatgtattctaagTAGCTAAAATATCTGATTGTTGAACAAAACACAGTAAACTGCACAAAAATACCTGCTAGCAAACAAGTCTGGTTCATACTGAACAAAACTCTGCAGCTGAACACTGTTGTCCCCCAAAGTGTCTTGTCTCTCCACACTGTCACTGTAAAAGAACCAAAGGGTTACATAATATAGGGTGCTTTTCACAGAGGATGGTATACTCTTAAACTGTTATTGTGGAAACAACATTAAGGAAAACCTCTGTTTCTTGAAGTTTTCAATATTTGTGAACTGTGTGCATGCAGTATGGAGAACTTGTGAGCTACCTGGCAGCATTAAGCTTCATTTGCACTCGACTGTGCAGAGATGTGCAGCTGAACTCAAACTCCAACATGAAGTTAACCTGCAAACAAGAGATAACAGCCTGCTGAAGTGACACATTGCACCTGGAGGAAGTGAAGTACGAGTGGGCTGAGTCGAGAGGGTGATGAAGCTATTTCCTCGGCATGGACGTACTTTTGACTGGGAGCGAAATACTGGATAGCTGACATTACATGAGTGGCTATTGGCTCCAAGTGCTGTACACTCAATCTTAAAGTGGGCATCCTCCTAcgtcaaaagaaaagaaagtgagaaacatTAGTTTGTCTATGTAAGtctatgtaaatgtgtttggtGGGCTACATGTGGTGCTGAGTGTGTtaacagtatatgtgtgtggtcTACCCTAATGCTGAGGCTGGAGAAGTGGAGGTTGCGTGAATAGTGCAGCGTCAGGCTGGTGTTGTAGGCGTTTTCCAGTCTGTTCTGAAGCTGCACCTCCACCGCCAGACGCCTACGAGGGCTGCGAATCACATAAGGCTTCtgtctgcagagaaaacacaacaaaaactcAATAAAGCCTGATAACTGAGTAGGTATCTGATCTTGTCAAACTCAtgtagaaagaaaagagaatagGTGAATATTTCAAGTCTCTACCTTGTCCCAGAGATGTCCATATGAGCTTGTAGCACCAGGTCTGTTGTACACACATCATCCTCACCGCAGTCTTTAAAGAACTGGATCTGGATCAAGAGGAGAGGACAGCTTGTTTGatggagaaaggagggagggaatgtTGATGCAGTAAGAAAGCTAGTAATGTTAACAGTCAATGTTGTGCCACTCACAGATTTCTTGACAGTCGTTGGCCAGCCTTCATCCAACACTGGACCAGTCTCTGTATCGTTGATCTTAAACCGCAGTGAAAAGCTAATTGGACGGATGTAATCTGCTGTGTcctaaacaaagacagaaacaaatgttGGTGATAAATAGAGTTGCTTAGTTTGTCTTGCTGCTTGTGTATGACTGATGTTTTAATGTCAAACTTGTGTGGCCCGACACTCACATAGACATGGAAGGACAGATTGTAGCAGAGAGTTTGTCCTGTGCGGACACGGACGGGCAGCTGGGTCTGTCGGTGGGAGCTATCATCAAACAGAGCCCGCGCAGACAACTTCCTGTCATCCAACATGGCGGACACCCAGAGATCTGAGGAAAGAGCACGTTAATGGGAGTGATGATGAGTGTTGGAAAATTAGCAGGATTAGATTAGTAGATGGCCTGTGAATTTCAGgttaatgacaaaaatgaactgGTATAccaaagctgttgctgtgagcTCCAGGGGAGCGGGAGACGGTAGTGAAGCAGGCAGTGGCATTGAGACAGGCTGATTCTCTGCCTCCCCTCTGGCAGGTCTTCTGAATGACGTTGATGGAGTGTGGCTGGAAGGACAGACTCACATTGATCTGGACTATGCTTCGAGAGCTGAGGATGGGAGTGGATGATAAAACAGGATTAAAGTGTGACATCTCAAACATGTACAAGCCAGCAGATGTTTTCAATCTACATAAGGAAATTGATTATAGTTAtagttgatattttttttaatctggaaACTGCATGCAATGTGTACTCTGGCTTTATTATCTCTCAGCTATGAAATGAAATCTGTTCTGgcaatgccccccccccagctctgCCTCTACCCACCTGAGCAGTACAGCGCTGCCCTGTGCTCCCACTGCCAAGTCTATTAGCTCATCTCCATCCAAGTCCAACCGAGCACTCACACTGCGGCCAAAATACTGCAGGGAGGGGGAAATGGATGACCCTGGAATACGCTGAGAGGATGAgacaggaaaaaacagaaatcagttTGACTGAATTCTGAAATACACCAGTGAAAATGTAGTTGTGGTCAAATGAGAAGTACCTGCTTATAACTGTGGATGACATAAATACCGTCTCCGTGGTAAACATAGATGGCGCCCCTGTGGTCATCCTCCAGTGGGGCTcccaccagcaggtcagtgaAGCCATCGTGGTTGAGGTCTGGAGTGGCTGCCAGTGCATAACCAAACCTGGCATCCTGGGACTTTTCCTCTGACTTCAGAGTGCCATTAGGTACAAACACCTCCTCCTGGgagaagagaaacaggaggGAAGGACGATGGAAGAGATGGAGGTGACAGGATAAATTGCAGGGGATGGAAAAATGTATATAGTCAGTATTTTGAGAAAACTGTTATGGAAACCTAACAAGAATTTGATAAATGTTGCATATTCTCAAAATGATTGCACAATAATCCGCGTGGCGCTGCTGTCTTACCCCACTGAGGGTGTAGATGTAGACTTTACCAGCCTCCTTGTTTCCTGAGCCGAGGTACATTGGAGCTGCGACCAGAAGGACATCAGTGATGCCATCCTGGTCAATATCCAGCCCACACAGCTCACTGCCATAGTAAGATCCAATCTACAGACAGAGACATGCTCTTTTAGTTTACTCCCACTAGGTGGAGTCCTTGCTTTAATCTCTTTCAAAATGAGATCCCTGCTGATTCCTGGTACCATAAACAAAAGGacaaatgtgacagaaatgagAGGAGGAACACAAGAAGAGTGGTTTACCTGTTCTCCATTGAGGGCCTGTACAATGTTGACATCGCCCTCATTACTGAGTTCAAACAGGATGactttgcctttgtgtttgaaTCGAGGGGCCCCTGCTACATACAGCCTCCTCCAGTCACCAACTATCACAGATGACACTGTGTAGCCTGgaaacacacacgaacacataTCATTGAGCACTGAAACCTCATCTATGGCCTACTATTAAGAGCTAAAACAGTCACACCAGGGTTTCTTTCACTTCTGTTGTTGATCAATTTGGCCATGAAAAGCGTTTTGTTAAGAAATGAGTTGAGAGTtgagaaatgagagaaattAGTTGGTTCCAGAACAGGAGTTTGTTCACGAGTTATGTTTTAAGAAAATTAACCTGAAAGATAAACAATAAGCAAACATGGATGTTTTGGAAAGGATCACATGCATTTTGGAGCCTGTTACATTGAAAGGTGTTTGTGTTGAGTAGCTAGCCAAAGCTGGATTATCCACTGGGCCTCATACACTCATAGCCCCAAAAGGGGGCAAATTGACTTATTTATAAATTGAAAAAGAATCTGCAGATTAAGTGATAGTGTATCTAATTGTGAGCTGCAGTCCCAATCATATTACAACCAAATTAACTTAAGTCCTTGTTGCGCCTGGGGGCTCTTGTGGGTTATTTTGGCCATACTGCTGGCTCTGCGTCTCAATACGACACAATAACCTATGATATTAACGCTGATGCAACATGGAGAAACCACAGTATGATTCTTTAAGCATCATGTTCAGTGGTGTGATATGTGGGTACCTAAATAAGCAGCATGATTTTTGAGCTCCAGTGGAAACTCGCTCTCAAAAGCCTCCCTGGGCGGCATGATGCGTCCGTTGGTCCCTTCCTTCAACACTCCACCATCCCAGTCATAGGCACCCACCATCCCAAACAGGATGCCGTCCTGAAGAGAGGAGTAGGGCATGGATGAGACGCACTGCTAAAACACGTTCTTCACACAAAGATGAACAGCTGACAGACttacatccagtgtgtgtgtggagaagcCGATCTGAGACATCTCCATGTGGAACGAGCTCTCGTTGTAGCCCAGCGTCCCTTCAAATGGACAGACACAGCAAGTCAGTATTCCCCATTGTCATGTAGCTTTtcacctctcctcccttccttcctctccctctaaGGGTCTGATCTAGATGGCATCATTAGCACCCTCACTCAGCATGAAGACCACAGGTGGCAGACATGCCTCaccctttcctttcctcctgtcCCTTCCTCTCTGATTTCCCTAAACACTTAAAGGGTGGCATCGCTTTTCATCAGCCTTCCTCTCATGTTCCCGCGACTATTGTGATAGCTGTACACTCCCTCTaccttcctttccttttcttgcTTTCACTGCAGgactgctgtttattttctcacatGGACCCAATCTTCATTCACCTTCTTCCACCCTCTTAAATATGCTTTCTCCACTCCTCTCTCATATTCTTGtatttcattctttctcttcttATTCAAACTCTGCTTTCAGTTTTTCATCTGTATCCTGTTTCCTTTATACAGGCTGAGTAATTGATTGAAAAAATATGTTCATTAGCCTAATCAATTCGGTATTTGCACTGCATAATTGTATATATTATCATACATAAATCATATATTTGGTAGAGATGTTATAATAGTACCCCAAGATAGGTCATACAATATGACAAAACTGAAGCTATTAAAGCTGTTTATTAAAGTTGTTAATTAACTTTGAACATATTTTTTTGGGGTGACatcaataaatctttatttaatgcAGAAAATATGTGGTTGATCTTAAAACAGAGTCAGTATTTGGTCATTTCCAGGTATTAATACTATGCTATAATGATTGCAAATTGTCTCTCGTGATGAACAGTGTTACATTAAGTATTTCATGCATGCGTCATGCAACACAGCTATACATAAAACTTGATTACTTTAGACTGAACCCTACAGATAAATAAAGGGGTAACACCAGAGATCACTGGTGCTAACATTGCTGCTTTccttctttacatttttatctttcatttATCCACAAACCTTCCAGGGTGAAGATGCGATCTCCCAGGGCATCAACAATGTCATTGAGCGCAGCTTCATCGGTCACATTGAAAAAGTATTTGTCGTCAGGGTCGCTGGCGATGTACTTGATTTCCTTAATGAACGTCTCAGGGTCCTGCTGCCGGCGAATGTAATGTCCCAGAACCTGGAGCcgagaaatagagagagagagaagagaaaatatgGTAAATGAATAAGCAGATAACACAAGCGCAATAAAACATTGAGGGATTAAGGGggtgaaagtgagaaaaacagagagcacAAACAGACTTTTTGGCATGTATGAGAGCAATTACTTCTCCATGTttctgagggagagaaagagagataaaacaCTGTTCTCTGTGCATCTTCCAGCAGTATGTAGCTGAATCAGGTGCTTCTCAGTTTGAGATCAGTGAGCGTCCAAGAGAGAAAAGACGACTGGAGAACCCTGATTGATTTGCAAAGACACTAACGTTTCAAGACACTAACGTTTCAACACAACTGTATCTTCATCAGAGTGAAGAGAAATATCatagaagtgaagtgaagagaAGGCAGGGGCCTCCACCTGGAACTGCAGGATTTAACtgtgaataaaagaaaataaacacactttATAGCCTGTGTAATTTACTAGCAATTAAGCAATACTGAAAGGTAACAAATTGAGTGGAAAACATAACAATGGAGGAAGTGGCAGCCACCAGAGATTTGTAAATGAGGAGCACAGGCCTCGCAGCGAGGTGAAGAGATGACTGATGCAGAAGATATACTGTAGCAGCAGTGGCCTATGGCTTAACGCCTGAAGTACAAATGAGAAAATTCCATAAGAGAAACCAAACCCAAGAATCTCCCCTGTGACTCCAGCTGCCAAGCAAACTAAGGAAATCCTCTTGTTTTCAAAGGGTAGGGGATGTAGAAGGGTGtagtgtgtaatgtgaaaaggCCCTACATATAAATATGTACATTAAGATCTTATAGAGGCTGACAAATTCCACTCAGGCTGCCAACTGCTGATGGCTTTTAAATAGTCATCAACAATGAAAGCGAAgaatgaagacaaagaagaagacagagaggagaaagccTTGTTGAAATAGAAAGCACATTTCCAGATTTAAGGGATTTGGAAACATTATAGTctttgaatatatgaataaaagtgtacatacatacatggcCCTGCATTAACtgctcccacacacacgcacacgcctCCAGCCCCCGAACTGCACTGATGTATAAAACACAGTCTGTAGTGACCGTGCTCTTGTTTTGAAAGCTTTTCCCTCCCCTGTGAGCCattttcactgcacacacacaggcagcagcacagagagcaaCATCAAAACATGGCTACTGCTACAAGTAGTACTTACCTGTCATCACTCTGACGTTTTGGGCAAACACTCAACCACAAAACCCTTCGCATTCtctcttgttttcctcctccagttgtgtttctttttgcaCTGAAAGCTATGTATACAGTTGCTGCTCTACCCAGCACCttcattctctgtctctgtctgtttccttcTCTCAAATTAAACTTTCATTGAACCAGCATTATGTTGTGCACATGTCAGATGTAGCCCATTGGTGATAAGACCATAACAACAATTCAACACAATTAATGGTTTGCACACTTttatcctctctctttttctgctggGATGATCAGGATTTAGGCCTGAACACATCTTGTTTCAGCATTTtcaagggtcagttcacccaaaaaaacacaattttcctctcctttcccaAGTAATGACGAAAGTAATGACTGTAGTTTGTGTGCACCCAGGTTTTGAACTATAACTATGTGAGATGTCTG
The nucleotide sequence above comes from Pempheris klunzingeri isolate RE-2024b chromosome 8, fPemKlu1.hap1, whole genome shotgun sequence. Encoded proteins:
- the polr3c gene encoding DNA-directed RNA polymerase III subunit RPC3; the protein is MTTQEVRLCGLLLREHFGDVVEKVGTHLLRNGAQNLRTIIHETGISLDLVKKSLCVLVQHGTCVFSSGRKGPGSPMEYRTGCDRILRILRYPRYIYTAKTLYGDTGELIIEELLQRGEMTMSTTVKTVADRLTQNMEEGRSMDYSEVSSAFSKLVETHFLQRCPPQAGAGATPAAPATADTPGTPATPVSTTQLTPERFPDCYKVPHVTLIGRGKRQLSSEDGEDQRNAKRAKMDSETHGDEGIYWQVNFERFHLHFRDQAIIAAVANKLDQTSSEIVRTMLRMSEVTTSPTATCTKPLSANEIFRSLPASYNIPRPILDQYLTLLVDDPMEFVGKAGESGGGMYVVNLHRALANLARATLESVVQERFGSRSARIFRLLLRKRHLEQKQVEDFAMIPAKEAKDMLYTLLSQNLVQLQEVPKTPDYAPSRTFYLYTVNQLPTARMLLQNCYKTVANLIERRLFETKESKRLLEKSQRIEAILASLQASGAEPEQLTEVEEMITAPEKQQLDALRLHINKLDSAENQVDETIFLIESYVNSTATSS
- the itga10 gene encoding integrin alpha-10 codes for the protein MELRKYLLCLEFILLLKEFCECFNIDVKHPRIFSGPEDALFGFSVLQHEADGEKSMLVGAPWDGPPNNRKGDVYKCIVGEEKNSNCSKVNLGETALRNVSKNLKNSHLGMTLTPDSPDGFLACAPLWSQECGTSMFSTGICASVSDDLEPRETIAPTAQRCSTYMDIVIVLDGSNSIYPWYEVQNFLSNILSKFHISSDQMQVGILQYGEVAVHEWSLKDYQTTQEVVEAAKNISRQEGRETRTAYAIHMACTEAFSAERGARDGATKVMIVVTDGESHDGEELPDALLECENRNITRYAIAVLGHYIRRQQDPETFIKEIKYIASDPDDKYFFNVTDEAALNDIVDALGDRIFTLEGTLGYNESSFHMEMSQIGFSTHTLDDGILFGMVGAYDWDGGVLKEGTNGRIMPPREAFESEFPLELKNHAAYLGYTVSSVIVGDWRRLYVAGAPRFKHKGKVILFELSNEGDVNIVQALNGEQIGSYYGSELCGLDIDQDGITDVLLVAAPMYLGSGNKEAGKVYIYTLSGEEVFVPNGTLKSEEKSQDARFGYALAATPDLNHDGFTDLLVGAPLEDDHRGAIYVYHGDGIYVIHSYKQRIPGSSISPSLQYFGRSVSARLDLDGDELIDLAVGAQGSAVLLSSRSIVQINVSLSFQPHSINVIQKTCQRGGRESACLNATACFTTVSRSPGAHSNSFDLWVSAMLDDRKLSARALFDDSSHRQTQLPVRVRTGQTLCYNLSFHVYDTADYIRPISFSLRFKINDTETGPVLDEGWPTTVKKSIQFFKDCGEDDVCTTDLVLQAHMDISGTRQKPYVIRSPRRRLAVEVQLQNRLENAYNTSLTLHYSRNLHFSSLSIREDAHFKIECTALGANSHSCNVSYPVFRSQSKVNFMLEFEFSCTSLHSRVQMKLNAASDSVERQDTLGDNSVQLQSFVQYEPDLFASSDSNLNRYEVHPTRTVSEAIGPEFYTHFRLQNLGCYSVSNVELRLNLPSVAAGDRVFMTVTDVFSYNATGVNCSVLSDLAQLKARQRDVRTLHPEDMMQNDILNCSRSWCTEVVCEVQQLLKGQTAVIRVSRRVHDDFFRKAKFKSVKIIGAYRLAAQENNLITLGTGTVWRETVLEVLKGRAIPISLWILIGSIIGGLLLLALIIFILWKLGFFTRKQRGEEENHDD